One Helianthus annuus cultivar XRQ/B chromosome 7, HanXRQr2.0-SUNRISE, whole genome shotgun sequence genomic region harbors:
- the LOC118480476 gene encoding pentatricopeptide repeat-containing protein At4g20740-like, translating into MPPPQTTVPKAFNFISGHRKPTHNHRPTLHGGLFTNRQTHNPNQTHHHHHHPTPTFTLQNWTPQDPLTTPPPPPQSPSHHFFAVAQTLSPIARYITDSFRKHKHWGPQVVADLNKLRRVTPKLVAEVLKVESDPVIASKFFHWAGKQKGYRHDFASYNAFAYCLNRNNRFRAADQVPEMMSMQGKPPTEKQFEILIRMHSDNNRGLRVYYVYEKMLKFGVKPRVFLYNRIMDALVKTGHVDLCMSVYNDFKKGGSAEEGVTFMILIKGLCKAGRVEEAIGLVDRMRKLCKPDVFAYTAMIRILVSEGDLDGCLRVWKEMERDKVQPDVMAYATLVTGLCKGNRVDKGYEFFNQMKEKRYLIDRAIYGSLIEGFVNDGKVGTACELLEDLINSGYRADLVIYNHLIKGLCNAKHASKAHKLFTVTVEEDLKPDFETVNPMLVCYAESRKFYEFSKLLEQMESLGFDVIHDLVKFFSLMVGEKDRVITALDVFDNLKPKGYCGVSIYNILIGALYESGEVKKALSLFQELKESKTEPDLCTYSNAVLCYVNLGDIHEACSCYNKIKDMSLVMSVDAYVFLVKGLCKIGEIDSASVLVRECLANVTSGPREFKYFLRIIHTCRSNDADKVMVVINEMVQDGCPPDDVIYCAVISGMCQYGTIEEGRKVFSSMRECKMVTESDLVVYDDLLIDHMKKKTADLVLSGLKFFRLESKLKAKGSSLLPS; encoded by the coding sequence ATGCCTCCACCACAAACCACCGTCCCCAAAGCCTTCAACTTTATCTCCGGCCACCGTAAACCCACCCACAACCACCGCCCCACCCTCCACGGTGGTCTCTTCACCAACCGCCAAACCCACAACCCAAATCaaacccatcaccaccaccaccaccccacccCCACTTTCACTCTCCAAAACTGGACCCCACAAGACCCCCTCACCACCCCACCACCCCCACCCCAATCCCCATCCCACCACTTCTTTGCCGTCGCCCAAACGCTCTCCCCCATCGCCCGTTACATCACCGATTCTTTTCGAAAACACAAGCACTGGGGCCCGCAGGTGGTTGCCGATCTCAACAAGCTCCGTCGGGTCACCCCGAAGCTAGTTGCGGAAGTGCTTAAAGTCGAGTCGGATCCGGTTATCGCCTCCAAGTTTTTTCATTGGGCCGGTAAGCAAAAAGGGTATAGACATGATTTCGCTAGTTATAATGCGTTTGCGTATTGTTTGAATAGAAACAATCGGTTTCGGGCAGCTGATCAAGTGCCCGAGATGATGAGTATGCAAGGTAAGCCGCCGACGGAGAAGCAGTTTGAAATCTTGATCAGGATGCATTCGGATAACAATAGAGGCCTTAGGGTTTATTATGTGTATGAGAAGATGTTGAAGTTCGGGGTGAAGCCTCGGGTTTTTTTGTATAACAGGATTATGGATGCTCTTGTGAAAACGGGTCATGTTGATTTGTGTATGTCGGTTTATAACGATTTTAAGAAGGGTGGATCGGCGGAGGAGGGTGTCACTTTCATGATTTTGATAAAAGGGTTGTGTAAGGCGGGTCGGGTTGAAGAGGCTATCGGGCTTGTGGACCGAATGAGGAAGTTGTGTAAACCGGATGTGTTTGCGTACACTGCGATGATAAGAATCTTGGTTTCGGAGGGAGATTTAGACGGTTGTTTGAGGGTATGGAAAGAAATGGAGCGTGATAAAGTCCAGCCCGATGTTATGGCTTATGCAACTCTCGTTACGGGGCTATGCAAAGGAAACCGAGTTGATAAGGGTTACGAGTTTTTTAACCAGATGAAAGAGAAACGGTATTTGATCGATCGGGCTATATATGGATCTTTGATAGAAGGCTTCGTAAATGACGGGAAAGTCGGAACGGCGTGTGAGTTGTTAGAAGATTTAATAAACTCGGGTTACAGGGCGGATTTAGTGATATACAACCATCTTATAAAAGGGTTATGCAACGCGAAACACGCCAGTAAAGCACATAAACTTTTCACGGTTACAGTCGAAGAAGATCTCAAACCGGATTTTGAGACGGTTAATCCGATGTTGGTTTGTTACGCTGAGTCGAGAAAATTTTATGAATTTTCGAAATTGCTTGAACAAATGGAGAGTTTAGGGTTCGATGTTATTCATGATCTTGTGAAGTTTTTTTCACTAATGGTAGGAGAAAAAGATCGGGTCATAACGGCTTTAGACGTGTTCGATAACTTGAAACCAAAAGGTTATTGCGGTGTTTCGATTTATAATATTCTTATCGGGGCGCTTTACGAAAGCGGAGAAGTGAAAAAGGCGTTGTCTCTGTTTCAAGAGTTGAAGGAATCGAAAACGGAACCGGATTTATGTACTTACAGTAATGCGGTTTTATGTTATGTCAACCTTGGAGATATTCACGAGGCGTGTTCATGCTACAATAAAATAAAAGATATGTCGTTGGTTATGTCTGTTGATGCGTATGTGTTTCTAGTTAAAGGTCTTTGTAAAATCGGAGAAATCGATTCGGCTTCCGTGCTTGTTCGTGAATGTTTAGCTAACGTGACAAGTGGGCCCAGGGAGTTTAAGTATTTTCTTAGAATTATCCATACGTGTAGATCTAACGATGCCGATAAGGTTATGGTTGTTATTAACGAGATGGTGCAAGACGGCTGTCCGCCTGATGATGTTATATATTGTGCGGTTATCTCTGGTATGTGCCAATATGGAACTATTGAGGAGGGTAGAAAAGTCTTTTCAAGTATGAGAGAGTGCAAGATGGTTACTGAGTCGGATTTGGTTGTTTACGATGACTTGTTAATTGACCATATGAAGAAGAAGACAGCCGACTTGGTGCTGTCTGGCTTGAAGTTTTTCAGGCTCGAGTCAAAGTTGAAAGCGAAGGGCTCCAGTCTCTTGCCAAGTTAA